In Sandaracinaceae bacterium, the following proteins share a genomic window:
- a CDS encoding metallophosphoesterase: MKRRHFLRRSLGAGAGLFLPTSLLGCDGEEAPLEDAGRGRDASFVDSGPPPDFRGVSKGPFVQLLGPGRARLRFESRVEEPFAVRVGRAGGDDTPTPTLAPMELTYARDALGMERYYPDEPGLHVVQEVVLEGLEAGEAVTWEVTPLEGAARTGGFKAPVAPDVGFRFGWLSDTSFPHAEAGIEVLAGQGCDLVLHGGDITYQANPFDTWNHMAAGMAPLFTQGAVQLCVGNHEFENDDEITVQYERLFGGQGDEGGDARWFAYTYGGVRFIHVDTESGALLEMSDTQIAFIERELSAAAASPDIHHPIVCFHRPTYTFSKHAPGNLSVRDYLHGRFLEHGVKLVLAGHAHCYERFDVDGVTYVVDGGGGAVTYDPDEDREIIMRERPDEIALRQIASRTHGVTTVDVAADGALTLTRHENTGVVQDVFEIPA, encoded by the coding sequence ATGAAGCGCCGTCACTTCCTTCGCCGAAGCCTCGGAGCGGGCGCCGGCTTGTTTCTCCCGACGAGCTTGCTCGGCTGCGACGGCGAAGAGGCGCCGCTCGAGGACGCGGGACGGGGGCGCGACGCGTCCTTCGTCGACAGCGGGCCGCCGCCGGACTTCCGCGGCGTGAGCAAGGGGCCGTTCGTGCAGCTGCTGGGGCCGGGGCGCGCGCGGCTGCGCTTCGAGTCGCGCGTGGAGGAGCCCTTCGCGGTCCGCGTGGGGCGCGCGGGCGGCGACGACACGCCCACCCCGACGCTCGCGCCGATGGAGCTGACCTACGCCCGCGACGCGCTCGGCATGGAGCGCTACTACCCCGACGAGCCGGGGCTGCACGTGGTGCAGGAGGTCGTGCTCGAGGGCCTCGAGGCGGGCGAGGCGGTGACCTGGGAGGTGACCCCGCTCGAGGGCGCCGCGCGCACGGGCGGGTTCAAGGCGCCCGTCGCGCCGGACGTGGGCTTCCGCTTCGGGTGGCTCTCCGACACGAGCTTCCCGCACGCGGAGGCGGGCATCGAGGTGCTCGCGGGCCAGGGCTGCGACCTGGTGCTGCACGGCGGAGACATCACCTACCAGGCGAACCCGTTCGACACCTGGAACCACATGGCCGCGGGCATGGCGCCGCTCTTCACCCAGGGCGCGGTGCAGCTCTGCGTCGGCAACCACGAGTTCGAGAACGACGACGAGATCACCGTGCAATACGAGCGGCTCTTCGGCGGGCAGGGGGACGAGGGCGGAGACGCGCGCTGGTTCGCCTACACCTACGGGGGCGTCCGCTTCATCCACGTCGACACGGAGAGCGGCGCGCTGCTCGAGATGAGCGACACGCAGATCGCCTTCATCGAGCGCGAGCTCTCGGCCGCGGCGGCGAGCCCCGACATCCACCACCCCATCGTCTGCTTCCACCGCCCGACCTACACCTTCTCGAAGCACGCGCCGGGCAACCTCTCGGTGCGCGACTACCTGCACGGCCGCTTCCTCGAGCACGGCGTGAAGCTGGTCCTCGCCGGCCACGCGCACTGCTACGAGCGCTTCGACGTGGACGGCGTCACCTACGTGGTCGACGGCGGCGGCGGCGCGGTGACCTACGACCCGGACGAGGACCGCGAGATCATCATGCGCGAGCGCCCCGACGAGATCGCGCTCCGCCAGATCGCGTCGCGCACGCACGGGGTCACCACGGTCGACGTGGCCGCCGACGGCGCGCTCACCCTGACCCGCCACGAGAACACGGGCGTGGTGCAGGACGTGTTCGAGATCCCGGCCTGA
- a CDS encoding serine/threonine-protein kinase: MSGGPKAAEDRARWAQRASELLGQVVGGKYRVERILGRGGMGTIYVAEQQPLGRKVALKVLHSTLGDGGADPEFQKRFLLEAATVAQLSHPNIVVVHDYGGLEHDAAACYMVMELLEGRTISEALQLDGPMQPARALRITREIARALRAAHELGVIHRDLKPGNVMLIDGPEGELVKVLDFGLVKVMRDDSEELTAEGRFLGSPRYMSPEQITHSPMDGRSDLYSLGVILYRMLSGECPYAGDHAVQTLMMHLQQPYPPIAHKTGVTVAPQVEAIVHRLMQKEADDRYASAEALIAEIDALWPQLSTDTLPRSGEHVVPRVHVSEPTPSLTMGAPLTAPEPQSSRVPLLVLIAFGLLAGVAGVAVVFALVRSDPEPVATTTQPAPTTTPDEPAEPIPPEPAEAPQPTEFTLTVTSTPTGATVWRGDEALGETPLSLRLPRDTEPVTFSVRLRGRRSVQLTQGASEQDVTLVANLPRIPSRPPRRSGGRSGGGGSSIKTTR; this comes from the coding sequence GTGAGTGGTGGTCCCAAGGCCGCCGAGGACCGCGCGCGGTGGGCGCAGAGGGCGAGCGAGCTGCTCGGTCAGGTCGTCGGGGGGAAGTATCGCGTCGAGCGGATCCTCGGCCGTGGCGGCATGGGGACGATCTATGTCGCGGAGCAGCAGCCCCTGGGGCGAAAGGTCGCGCTCAAGGTCCTGCACTCGACCCTGGGGGACGGCGGCGCGGACCCCGAGTTCCAGAAGCGCTTCCTGCTCGAGGCGGCCACGGTGGCGCAGCTCAGCCACCCCAACATCGTGGTGGTGCACGACTACGGCGGCCTCGAGCACGACGCGGCCGCCTGCTACATGGTCATGGAGCTCCTCGAGGGCCGGACCATCAGCGAGGCGCTGCAGCTGGACGGGCCGATGCAGCCGGCCCGCGCGCTGCGGATCACGCGAGAGATCGCCCGCGCGCTCCGCGCCGCGCACGAGCTGGGCGTCATCCACCGCGACCTGAAGCCCGGCAACGTCATGCTCATCGACGGGCCGGAGGGCGAGCTGGTGAAGGTGCTCGACTTCGGCCTCGTGAAGGTCATGCGCGACGACAGCGAGGAGCTGACCGCCGAGGGCCGCTTCCTGGGCTCGCCGCGCTACATGTCGCCCGAGCAGATCACCCACTCGCCGATGGACGGGCGGAGCGACCTCTACTCGCTCGGCGTGATCCTCTACCGCATGCTCTCGGGCGAGTGCCCCTACGCGGGCGACCACGCGGTGCAGACCCTGATGATGCACCTGCAGCAGCCCTACCCGCCCATCGCGCACAAGACCGGCGTGACGGTGGCGCCGCAGGTCGAGGCGATCGTGCATCGGCTGATGCAGAAGGAGGCAGACGACCGCTACGCCTCCGCCGAGGCGCTCATCGCGGAGATCGACGCGCTCTGGCCGCAGCTCTCGACCGACACGCTGCCCCGGAGCGGCGAGCACGTGGTCCCGCGCGTGCACGTCTCGGAGCCGACGCCGTCGCTGACGATGGGCGCGCCGCTGACCGCCCCCGAGCCGCAGAGCTCGCGGGTGCCGCTGCTCGTGCTGATCGCCTTCGGGCTGCTCGCGGGCGTGGCCGGCGTGGCGGTGGTGTTCGCGCTGGTGCGGAGCGACCCGGAGCCCGTGGCGACGACGACCCAGCCGGCGCCGACGACGACGCCCGACGAGCCGGCGGAGCCGATCCCCCCGGAGCCCGCCGAGGCGCCGCAGCCGACCGAGTTCACGCTCACCGTCACGAGCACCCCGACCGGCGCCACCGTCTGGCGGGGCGACGAGGCGCTCGGCGAGACGCCGCTCTCGCTGCGCCTGCCGCGCGACACCGAGCCGGTGACCTTCAGCGTGCGCCTGCGAGGGCGGCGCTCGGTACAGCTGACCCAGGGCGCGTCCGAGCAGGACGTGACGCTCGTCGCCAACTTGCCTCGCATCCCCTCGCGTCCACCGCGCCGCTCTGGCGGCCGGTCCGGGGGCGGGGGCAGCAGCATCAAGACCACCCGGTGA
- a CDS encoding TonB-dependent receptor: protein MRTVPSFIAAAGSLAVSLCVAGLFMVSAAHAQRDSRLDLATEADLHFERGVELQRRGDCDGALEHYLLSNRLAYNKNVVFNIAACFEELGRHSQAYRYYADYAAEELEDADREAAEQALARIRRRVALIRIESDPPGATIYLNRTELGARGRTPRTLAVEPGGYRVILRREGYEEAAIEVTASRGAERTVELSLTPILGTVQLVGGPAGAEVRVDDPESDPVGTVPGDVQIVPGTHTLIIDAPGHQTERVEVEVAPRQTLRRSVELALQTGTVLVDVQERGALIELDGNAVGFTPAVLDDVPAGPHTVRISRSGFRAFEESIEVTPNAQTEVEVRLRLQQEVTAASRQTESVYEAPASVTIIPQEELRAFGFQTVWDALGGLRGVYQTNDRSYASLGFRGFSQPQDYGNRLLVLTNGHVMNDDLLGSSYVGFDARSDLMDIERIEVVRGPGSALYGTNAFLGVINLVSRDRDTLMPPHASIATEGIRMARLRVGGGTRFDRDTGFWASASGLYSQGEDLYAPDLTTAPDGFVRDADSFYAGTAMARAWAGDFTLEGYWHRRRKQIPTGAFGTLVGDPRTQNTDSRGFVELRWEPRFSDEVSLSARTFLDYYEYEGDFAYDPEDTPPDMLETGVVRDRWLGYWAGGEARLMLRPLSWLSFTVGAEGRGSLVADLSSENDVDGRYLDETPRFFVLGGYAVADVKPIDEISIQLGGRYDFVSTFSDGAFSPRAAVVLRPWETGIFKLIGGSAFRAPSVYELRYNDGGVSQVAPDSLSPERIWTGELEFTQRIEEELSAIASVFYNYIDDAITTETIPGDVFRYTNSAEIVQTLGAEAELRREWRQGWMASVQYSYQRTRVGDLFSNREAFRVPNSPEHLVGFRGAAPLIPEHMILAMRLRFEGPRLGAIVRPDGEVDLGQGDAAFLADVILSGEFRSIGLSYAFGVRNLFDWQYGHPSGEDISVPFIPQAGRTFFLQTTVRFR, encoded by the coding sequence GTGAGAACAGTGCCTTCTTTCATCGCGGCCGCGGGCTCGCTCGCGGTCAGTCTCTGTGTGGCCGGCCTCTTCATGGTCAGCGCGGCGCACGCCCAGCGCGACTCCCGCCTCGACCTCGCCACCGAGGCCGACCTGCACTTCGAGCGCGGCGTGGAGCTCCAGCGACGCGGCGACTGCGACGGCGCGCTCGAGCACTACCTGCTCAGCAACCGCCTCGCCTACAACAAGAACGTCGTCTTCAACATCGCCGCGTGCTTCGAGGAGCTCGGGCGGCACAGCCAGGCCTACCGCTACTACGCCGACTACGCGGCGGAGGAGCTCGAGGACGCCGACCGCGAGGCGGCCGAGCAGGCGCTGGCCCGGATTCGGCGTCGCGTGGCGCTGATCCGCATCGAGTCCGACCCGCCCGGCGCGACCATCTACCTGAACCGCACGGAGCTCGGCGCGCGCGGCCGCACCCCGCGGACCCTCGCCGTGGAGCCGGGCGGCTACCGCGTGATCCTCCGCCGCGAGGGCTACGAGGAGGCCGCCATCGAGGTGACCGCGTCGCGCGGCGCGGAGCGCACGGTGGAGCTCTCCCTGACGCCCATCCTCGGCACCGTGCAGCTCGTGGGCGGCCCGGCCGGCGCGGAGGTGCGCGTCGACGACCCCGAGTCGGATCCGGTCGGCACGGTGCCTGGCGACGTGCAGATCGTCCCGGGCACGCACACCCTCATCATCGACGCCCCCGGTCACCAGACCGAGCGCGTGGAGGTCGAGGTCGCCCCGCGGCAGACCCTCCGGCGCAGCGTGGAGCTCGCGCTCCAGACCGGGACCGTGCTGGTCGACGTGCAGGAGCGCGGCGCGCTGATCGAGCTCGACGGCAACGCGGTCGGCTTCACCCCCGCCGTTCTCGACGACGTGCCCGCCGGCCCGCACACGGTGCGCATCAGCCGCTCGGGCTTCCGCGCGTTCGAGGAGTCGATCGAGGTCACGCCCAACGCGCAGACCGAGGTCGAGGTGCGCCTGCGCCTCCAGCAAGAGGTCACCGCCGCCTCGCGCCAGACGGAGAGCGTCTACGAGGCGCCCGCGAGCGTCACCATCATCCCGCAAGAGGAGCTGCGCGCCTTCGGCTTCCAGACGGTCTGGGACGCGCTCGGCGGCCTGCGCGGCGTCTACCAGACCAACGACCGCAGCTACGCCTCGCTCGGCTTCCGCGGCTTCTCGCAGCCGCAGGACTACGGCAACCGCCTGCTGGTCCTGACGAACGGGCACGTCATGAACGACGACCTGCTCGGCTCGAGCTACGTCGGCTTCGACGCGCGCAGCGACCTGATGGACATCGAGCGCATCGAGGTGGTGCGCGGCCCGGGCTCGGCGCTCTACGGCACCAACGCGTTCCTCGGCGTGATCAACCTGGTCAGCCGGGACCGGGACACGCTGATGCCGCCGCACGCGTCGATCGCCACCGAGGGCATCCGCATGGCGCGCCTGCGGGTGGGCGGCGGCACGCGCTTCGACCGCGACACGGGCTTCTGGGCGAGCGCGAGCGGCCTCTACTCGCAGGGCGAGGACCTCTACGCGCCGGACCTGACGACGGCGCCCGACGGCTTCGTGCGCGACGCGGACAGCTTCTACGCCGGGACCGCGATGGCCCGCGCGTGGGCCGGCGACTTCACCCTCGAGGGCTACTGGCACCGCCGCCGCAAGCAGATCCCGACCGGCGCGTTCGGCACCCTCGTGGGCGACCCGCGCACCCAGAACACCGACAGCCGCGGCTTCGTGGAGCTGCGCTGGGAGCCGCGCTTCTCCGACGAGGTGAGCCTCTCGGCCCGCACCTTCCTCGACTACTACGAGTACGAGGGCGACTTCGCCTACGACCCCGAGGACACCCCGCCCGACATGCTCGAGACCGGCGTCGTGCGCGACCGCTGGCTCGGCTACTGGGCGGGCGGCGAGGCGCGCTTGATGCTGCGCCCCCTCTCCTGGCTCAGCTTCACCGTCGGCGCCGAGGGCCGCGGCTCCCTGGTGGCCGACCTGTCGAGCGAGAACGACGTGGACGGCCGCTACCTAGACGAGACCCCGCGCTTCTTCGTGCTCGGCGGCTACGCGGTGGCGGACGTCAAGCCCATCGACGAGATCTCCATTCAGCTCGGCGGCCGCTACGACTTCGTCTCGACCTTCTCGGACGGGGCGTTCAGCCCGCGCGCGGCGGTGGTGCTGCGCCCCTGGGAGACCGGCATCTTCAAGCTCATCGGCGGAAGCGCCTTCCGCGCGCCGAGCGTCTACGAGCTCCGCTACAACGACGGAGGCGTCTCCCAGGTCGCCCCCGACAGCCTCTCCCCCGAGCGCATCTGGACGGGCGAGCTCGAGTTCACGCAGCGCATCGAGGAGGAGCTCAGCGCGATCGCGAGCGTGTTCTACAACTACATCGACGACGCGATCACCACCGAGACGATCCCCGGCGACGTCTTCCGCTACACGAACAGCGCGGAGATCGTGCAGACCCTCGGCGCCGAGGCCGAGCTCCGCCGCGAGTGGCGCCAGGGCTGGATGGCCAGCGTGCAGTACAGCTACCAGCGCACCCGCGTCGGCGACCTCTTCTCGAACCGCGAGGCGTTCCGCGTCCCGAACTCGCCCGAGCACCTCGTCGGCTTCCGCGGCGCGGCCCCGCTCATCCCCGAGCACATGATCCTCGCCATGCGCCTGCGCTTCGAGGGCCCGCGCCTCGGCGCCATCGTGCGCCCGGACGGCGAGGTCGACCTCGGCCAGGGCGACGCCGCCTTCCTCGCCGACGTGATCCTCAGCGGCGAGTTCCGCAGCATCGGCCTCAGCTACGCCTTCGGCGTGCGCAACCTCTTCGACTGGCAGTACGGCCACCCCTCGGGCGAAGACATCAGCGTGCCTTTCATCCCCCAGGCCGGCCGCACCTTCTTCCTCCAGACCACCGTGCGCTTCCGCTGA
- a CDS encoding Rho termination factor: MAKDHGPTIQDDEKYEALRDDGMSKEKAARIANTDGKKAEKRGGKSPPYEAWTKEELYERAQEIGIDGRSDMDKEQLIDALRNH, translated from the coding sequence ATGGCCAAGGACCACGGACCGACGATCCAGGACGACGAGAAGTACGAGGCGCTGCGCGACGACGGCATGTCCAAGGAGAAGGCCGCGCGCATCGCCAACACGGACGGGAAAAAGGCCGAGAAGCGCGGCGGGAAGTCGCCCCCGTACGAAGCGTGGACCAAGGAGGAGCTCTACGAGCGCGCCCAGGAGATCGGCATCGACGGCCGCTCCGACATGGACAAAGAGCAGCTCATCGACGCGCTGCGGAACCACTGA
- a CDS encoding DUF2267 domain-containing protein, whose product MNEDRLRARVREHVPVEGDDAVDAMIQVTCEALGACVGHAHRELLATELPAAARDGFRDAHYDPDFGREALVAQVADSEHLADGHAAEHASAVLAAIAAELDEDERALLERELPEDLRPWVQRRSESRPPPRMPRSRDDDHADTKLSSSRGLTQERAAETLAEGRPGSEDAVSTAHGLTQEQKHETLAEGRPPGQR is encoded by the coding sequence ATGAACGAAGATCGCCTCCGCGCTCGGGTCCGCGAGCATGTGCCCGTAGAGGGTGACGACGCCGTCGACGCGATGATCCAGGTCACCTGTGAGGCCCTCGGCGCCTGCGTGGGCCACGCGCATCGCGAGCTGCTGGCGACCGAGCTCCCCGCGGCCGCGCGCGACGGCTTCCGCGACGCGCACTACGACCCCGACTTCGGGCGTGAGGCGCTCGTGGCCCAGGTCGCGGACTCGGAGCACCTCGCGGACGGGCACGCGGCCGAGCACGCGAGCGCGGTGCTCGCGGCCATCGCGGCCGAGCTGGACGAAGACGAGCGCGCGCTGCTCGAGCGGGAGCTCCCGGAGGATCTCCGCCCGTGGGTGCAGCGTCGCTCCGAGAGCCGGCCCCCGCCCCGCATGCCGCGCAGCCGCGACGACGATCACGCCGACACCAAGCTCTCGAGCTCACGCGGGCTGACCCAGGAGCGCGCGGCGGAGACACTCGCCGAAGGCCGCCCGGGCTCGGAGGACGCCGTCTCGACCGCGCACGGGCTGACCCAGGAGCAGAAGCACGAGACGCTCGCCGAGGGGCGGCCGCCCGGGCAGCGCTGA
- a CDS encoding acetolactate synthase large subunit — translation MATSTGAELLARGLAEAGVERIYGVPGEQTLALTDALSAAGVEVVVTRHEQVAAFLAATEGRLTGRPGVCFSTLGPGATNLITGVAHAHLGRWPMIAISAQRPLEGDPEGDFQYLPLTALFAPVTKRSRLIRRASSVPAELAAAWTLAMEGRPGPVHLVLPQDVARARTDAQPVRPESPARPHPSPRAIDAALAAIGARRAVVLASSGAQSASAALLRFVEATEIPCVTTQLGKGAIPESHPRALGCLGAHSPGRHAELLRWAEVTLTVGYDAIEFPPEAWNPCAGKAVVHLDESAPDAREGYVPGVAVVGALDATLDALASRLPARRTGAHTPPDVPERPRDDSLDEVVAAVRDAMGDEDVVSLDNGLYKLWFASGYETRAPNTLLLDDALASMGAGLAGAMAAKRVYPERRALAVCGDGGFLMNVQDLETAVRLGLDLHVLVLADDGYGMIEWKQAKDGYARDAVRFGNPDFVKLAEAFGARGVAVDGPAELADALREPPEGVVLVCCPIDYGIERGDVPEP, via the coding sequence ATGGCGACATCGACCGGGGCGGAGCTGCTCGCGCGCGGGCTCGCGGAGGCGGGCGTCGAGCGCATCTACGGCGTGCCGGGGGAGCAGACGCTCGCCCTGACGGACGCGCTCTCGGCCGCGGGGGTGGAGGTCGTGGTCACGCGGCACGAGCAGGTCGCGGCGTTCCTCGCGGCCACCGAGGGGCGGCTCACCGGGAGGCCGGGCGTCTGCTTCTCCACCCTCGGCCCGGGCGCGACCAACCTGATCACCGGGGTCGCGCACGCGCACCTCGGGCGCTGGCCGATGATCGCGATCAGCGCGCAGCGGCCGCTCGAGGGGGACCCGGAGGGAGACTTCCAGTACCTGCCGCTGACCGCGCTGTTCGCGCCCGTGACCAAGCGCTCGCGCCTGATCCGTCGCGCGTCGTCGGTGCCGGCCGAGCTGGCCGCCGCGTGGACGCTGGCGATGGAGGGGAGGCCTGGCCCGGTGCACCTCGTGTTGCCCCAGGACGTGGCCCGCGCGCGCACCGACGCGCAGCCCGTGAGGCCCGAGTCGCCGGCGCGGCCGCATCCGTCACCCCGCGCGATCGACGCGGCGCTGGCCGCGATCGGAGCGCGGCGCGCGGTGGTGCTCGCGTCGAGCGGCGCCCAGTCAGCCAGCGCGGCGCTGCTGCGCTTCGTCGAGGCGACGGAGATCCCCTGCGTCACCACGCAGCTCGGCAAGGGCGCCATCCCGGAGTCGCACCCGCGCGCCCTGGGCTGCCTCGGCGCGCACTCGCCCGGACGCCACGCGGAGCTGCTGCGCTGGGCCGAGGTGACCCTCACGGTGGGCTACGACGCCATCGAGTTCCCGCCCGAGGCGTGGAACCCCTGCGCGGGCAAGGCCGTGGTGCACCTCGACGAGTCGGCGCCGGACGCGCGCGAGGGCTACGTGCCGGGCGTGGCGGTGGTGGGCGCGCTCGACGCGACGCTCGACGCGCTCGCCTCGCGCCTGCCCGCCCGCCGCACCGGCGCGCACACGCCGCCCGACGTGCCCGAGCGTCCCCGCGACGACTCCCTCGACGAGGTGGTCGCGGCCGTGCGCGACGCGATGGGAGACGAGGACGTGGTCTCGCTCGACAACGGCCTCTACAAGCTCTGGTTCGCGTCCGGCTACGAGACGCGCGCGCCGAACACGCTGCTCCTCGACGACGCGCTCGCGAGCATGGGCGCGGGGCTCGCCGGCGCGATGGCCGCCAAGCGCGTGTACCCGGAGCGGCGCGCCCTCGCGGTCTGCGGCGACGGCGGCTTCCTCATGAACGTGCAGGACCTCGAGACCGCGGTGCGCCTCGGGCTGGATCTGCATGTGCTGGTCCTCGCCGACGACGGCTACGGCATGATCGAGTGGAAGCAAGCCAAGGACGGCTACGCGAGAGACGCGGTGCGCTTCGGCAACCCCGACTTCGTGAAGCTCGCCGAGGCCTTCGGGGCGCGCGGCGTCGCGGTCGACGGGCCGGCCGAGCTCGCCGACGCCCTGCGCGAGCCGCCCGAAGGCGTCGTGCTCGTGTGCTGCCCGATCGACTACGGCATCGAGCGCGGCGACGTGCCCGAGCCTTGA
- a CDS encoding pectin acetylesterase-family hydrolase produces MRLHPAVSLASFCVTLACSEPPAAEDADVRADASIDDDAGARDGGREDSGLEDGGGDAGGGVDGGTSRAPLRLFTIDLGDHPNAVCSDGSPGAFHMRLGSGANANRWVFWFKGGGYCYEEEACRRRATDRETVSSVGLPEMRSEGGILSDDPAENPDFHDWTHVRMSYCSSDRWAGQRMDSAFEGLFSGDPTRPFYFRGRFIVDAILATLSERRAGMPSLSDATDVILTGSSGGAHGLRSNLDRVAELLGRNGTSVRGLNDAGIDGYLEASVQATEDEILRGAYPVWQSFADASCRTVHTSEPWRCLDPNLLLTEGHFETPIFYVTDQLDPTRLFGTLGYDRSDTAAIEAFGRGLRERLAMHATGAFAPRAGDHVIVTTGRFGGPGATRIEGRSLAEAFGDWYFERPGETVLIEAP; encoded by the coding sequence ATGCGATTGCACCCGGCCGTCTCTCTCGCCTCGTTCTGCGTCACCCTCGCGTGCTCCGAGCCGCCCGCGGCGGAAGACGCCGACGTGCGCGCGGACGCTTCGATCGACGACGACGCGGGCGCGAGGGACGGCGGGCGCGAGGACTCGGGCCTCGAGGATGGCGGCGGCGACGCTGGCGGCGGCGTGGACGGAGGGACCAGCCGGGCGCCGCTGCGGCTCTTCACGATCGACCTCGGCGACCACCCGAACGCGGTCTGCAGCGACGGGAGCCCGGGCGCGTTCCACATGCGGCTCGGGTCGGGCGCCAACGCCAACCGGTGGGTCTTCTGGTTCAAGGGCGGCGGGTACTGCTACGAGGAGGAGGCCTGCCGCCGCCGGGCCACCGATCGCGAGACCGTCAGCTCCGTGGGCCTGCCCGAGATGCGGTCCGAGGGCGGGATCCTGAGCGATGACCCGGCCGAGAACCCGGACTTCCACGACTGGACGCATGTCCGCATGTCGTATTGCAGCTCGGATCGCTGGGCCGGGCAGCGCATGGACTCGGCGTTCGAGGGGCTCTTCTCGGGCGACCCGACGCGCCCGTTCTACTTCCGCGGGCGATTCATCGTCGACGCGATCCTCGCCACCCTCAGCGAGCGTCGCGCCGGCATGCCCTCGCTCTCCGACGCGACGGACGTGATCCTGACCGGCTCCTCCGGCGGCGCGCACGGCCTCCGCTCGAACCTCGACCGGGTGGCGGAGCTGCTCGGGAGAAACGGGACCAGCGTCCGCGGGCTGAACGACGCCGGCATCGACGGCTACCTCGAGGCCTCGGTCCAGGCGACCGAGGACGAGATCCTCCGCGGCGCCTACCCGGTGTGGCAGTCCTTCGCGGACGCGTCCTGCCGGACCGTGCACACGTCCGAGCCGTGGCGCTGCCTCGACCCGAACCTGCTGCTGACCGAGGGGCACTTCGAGACCCCGATCTTCTACGTCACCGACCAGCTGGACCCGACGCGCCTGTTCGGGACGCTGGGCTACGACCGGAGCGACACGGCCGCGATCGAGGCGTTCGGGCGCGGGCTGCGGGAGCGCCTGGCGATGCACGCGACGGGGGCGTTCGCGCCCCGCGCGGGAGACCACGTGATCGTCACGACGGGGCGCTTCGGCGGCCCCGGGGCGACGCGCATCGAGGGGCGCAGCCTCGCGGAGGCCTTCGGCGACTGGTATTTCGAGCGCCCCGGAGAGACGGTCCTGATCGAGGCGCCCTGA
- a CDS encoding high-potential iron-sulfur protein produces the protein MADSIVNKVGRRHSLRVLGVGGLSAVGLLSLVGCGGEEEGGGGECTGEVDAQSQQLRQTLQYVEQSTQEGKWCHNCVQYTAGTHGACGSCTVFTGPVQPDGYCLSWAAMPEAPAEG, from the coding sequence ATGGCAGATTCCATCGTGAACAAGGTCGGACGGCGGCACTCGCTTCGCGTCCTCGGCGTCGGCGGGCTCTCCGCCGTCGGGCTCCTCTCGCTCGTCGGCTGCGGCGGTGAAGAGGAAGGCGGCGGCGGCGAGTGCACGGGCGAGGTCGACGCTCAGTCCCAGCAGCTGCGCCAGACCCTGCAGTACGTCGAGCAGTCGACGCAGGAGGGCAAGTGGTGCCACAACTGCGTTCAGTACACGGCCGGGACGCACGGCGCGTGCGGCAGCTGCACCGTCTTCACCGGCCCGGTGCAGCCCGACGGGTACTGCCTGAGCTGGGCCGCGATGCCCGAAGCCCCCGCCGAGGGCTGA